One genomic window of Motacilla alba alba isolate MOTALB_02 chromosome 3, Motacilla_alba_V1.0_pri, whole genome shotgun sequence includes the following:
- the LOC119699713 gene encoding collagen alpha-1(I) chain-like — protein MDGWRWERSVRGRERRGGRGRTQPRRRRSGAAALCAAGTASRRAQVGRAPPALPPADQEPPGFMRELLRSGAPGERPRGGARREEASPGAPARREEAPRSRPSPLGASAPEHPPAAGPAGGRVPQNRWQPPPAGLRSPPLRRRPCRGHRGDAAAPRAPAPPWGGAPPLAGGTGRGAQPLPCGGGHGAAPSPPLICPLHPGSRWRWGDGSGAVRGLQPLGIFSVVAFPYRAGVSWGGFSGGKEQSKPACPAGVGDRPHGRLAAGDTRGWPQAGVERSREPGGDRSSLSPLPPGPSAERRQQGHSSAAPRRSEAACFDRRPLPFAVSSFQQRCVGQMCWETAPGTAWVTQEPQQQRLVECAPTEGQAVGQGMHE, from the exons atggatggatggcgGTGGGAGAGGAGTGTGCgagggcgggagcggcgggggggcagagggaggacccagccccgccgccgccgatCCGGAGCAGCCGCGCTCTGCGCCGCGGGCACCGCCAGCCGCCGGGCGCAGGTGGGCCGGGCCCCCCCGGCTCTCCCGCCCGCCGACCAGGAGCCCCCGGGCTTCATGCGGGAGCTGCTCCGGAGCGGGGCCCCGGGGGAGAGGCCCCGGGGCGGGGCGCGCCGGGAGGAGGCGAGCCCCGGCGCCCCGGCACGGCGGGAGGAGGCTCCCCGCTCCCGGCCGAGCCCCCTCGGGGCATCGGCGCCCGAGCATCCTCCGGCAGCGGGGCCCGCCGGCGGTAGGGTTCCGCAGAATCGCTGGCAGCCCCCTCCCGCGGGTCTCCGCTCGCCTCCCCTCCGCCGCCGGCCTTGCCGGGGTCACCGCGGAGACGCCGCtgccccccgcgccccggcccctCCATGGGGAGGGGCGCCCCCACTCGCCGGGGGGACGGGGCGGGGtgctcagccccttccctgcgGAGGGGGACACGGCGCGGCACCCTCTCCTCCCCTAATTTGCCCCTTACATCCCGGCTCGCGGTGGAGGTGGGGAGATGGGAGTGGGGCGGTGAGGGGTCTCCAGCCTCTCGGGATTTTCTCCGTTGTGGCCTTTCCCTACCGGGCAGGGGTTTCCTGGGGTGGCTTCTCCGGTGGGAAGGAACAGAGCAAACCCGCGTGTCCTGCCGGGGTCGGGGACCGTCCCCACGGCCGGCTGGCGGCAGGCGACACACGGGGCTGGCCCCAGGCTGGGGTCGAGCGGAGCCGTGAGCCCGGGGGCGACCGCAGCAGCCTCTCGCCCCTGCCGCCGGGACCCTCAGCAGAGCGCCGGCAGCAAGGGCACAGCTCGGCTGCACCTCGGCGAAGCGAGGCAGCCTGCTTTGACAGAAGG cctcttcccttCGCTGTGTCCTCGTTCCAGCAGAGATGCGTGGGACAGATGTGTTGGGAGACAGCCCCGGGGACTGCATGGGTCACCCAAGAGCCTCAGCAACAACGACTTGTGGAGTGCGCACCAACCGAGGGCCAAGCAGTAGGGCAGGGTATGCATGAGTGA